In the genome of bacterium, one region contains:
- a CDS encoding rhamnulokinase yields MPNKYLAFDLGAESGRAILGTLAGDHISLTEIHRFENSPIMQAGHLRWQAGGLMSELQQGLTRAAQQGHRDIAAIGIDTWGVDFGLLDRNDRLLEDPVAYRDARTNGMVERGFELIPAAELYALTGIQIMPINTLYQLLSLVEAKAAVLQAAESLLFVPDLFNFMLTGAKAAEYSIASTSQLLHAKTKVWAGEIFAKLNLPLRLMPPIIMPGTKLGKLLPPVATATGLRTAEVIACGGHDTACAVAAIPARAANWAYISSGTWSLVGVERDEPIVDERGRNYNFTNEGGLNNKIRFLRNTMGLWLLQRCRKDWAAAGEAHEYAELIALAERAPAFHAIIDPDAPVFINPDNMPQAISDFCRQTQQTPPASKGACVRTILESLAFRYRFIIARINAVSAEPVEVIHLVGGGSQNELLNQFTANATGLPVIAGPVETTALGNVISQAISCGEIANFDEGRTLVRNSFPLKEYLPREVDRWSEVYQKIKPLLR; encoded by the coding sequence ATGCCGAACAAGTACCTAGCCTTTGATTTGGGGGCGGAAAGCGGTCGCGCGATTTTGGGGACACTGGCCGGCGACCACATTTCACTCACGGAAATCCACCGTTTCGAAAACTCTCCCATCATGCAGGCAGGCCATCTCCGCTGGCAGGCCGGCGGGCTGATGAGCGAATTGCAACAGGGCCTCACGCGCGCCGCGCAGCAGGGCCACCGGGACATTGCCGCGATCGGCATCGACACGTGGGGCGTTGATTTTGGCCTGTTGGATCGCAACGATCGGTTGCTCGAAGATCCGGTGGCCTATCGCGATGCCCGCACCAACGGCATGGTCGAACGCGGCTTCGAGCTGATTCCGGCGGCCGAGCTGTATGCCCTCACCGGCATTCAAATCATGCCGATCAACACGCTTTATCAATTGCTGAGTCTGGTCGAAGCAAAAGCTGCGGTGTTGCAAGCGGCTGAGAGCTTGCTTTTCGTGCCGGATCTCTTCAACTTCATGCTCACCGGAGCGAAAGCCGCGGAATACAGCATCGCCTCGACGTCGCAATTGCTCCACGCCAAAACCAAAGTCTGGGCCGGTGAAATTTTTGCCAAGCTCAACCTTCCGCTGCGCCTCATGCCTCCCATCATCATGCCCGGAACGAAACTGGGAAAACTGCTGCCGCCGGTCGCCACGGCGACGGGACTGCGAACGGCGGAGGTGATCGCCTGCGGCGGGCATGACACGGCGTGCGCGGTGGCCGCCATTCCGGCGCGCGCGGCCAACTGGGCCTACATCAGCTCGGGCACGTGGTCGCTGGTGGGAGTTGAACGCGATGAACCGATTGTCGACGAGCGTGGCCGCAACTACAACTTCACCAACGAAGGCGGGCTGAACAACAAAATCCGCTTTCTGCGCAACACCATGGGACTCTGGCTGTTGCAGCGCTGCCGCAAAGACTGGGCAGCAGCAGGCGAGGCGCATGAATACGCCGAGTTGATCGCGCTGGCCGAGCGTGCGCCGGCGTTTCACGCGATCATCGATCCGGACGCGCCCGTCTTCATCAATCCGGACAACATGCCGCAGGCGATTTCAGACTTCTGCCGGCAGACGCAGCAAACCCCGCCCGCATCCAAAGGCGCTTGCGTCCGCACGATTCTGGAAAGCCTGGCCTTCCGATACCGCTTCATCATCGCCAGAATCAACGCCGTCAGCGCGGAACCGGTGGAGGTCATTCACCTGGTCGGCGGCGGCTCGCAAAACGAGTTGCTCAACCAATTCACAGCGAACGCCACCGGCCTGCCGGTGATTGCCGGTCCGGTCGAGACCACCGCGCTCGGCAATGTCATCAGCCAGGCAATTTCATGCGGCGAGATCGCGAACTTCGACGAAGGCCGCACGCTGGTGCGGAATTCGTTTCCGCTCAAGGAATATCTGCCGCGCGAGGTCGATCGCTGGAGCGAGGTTTATCAAAAAATCAAGCCGCTGCTGCGCTGA
- a CDS encoding substrate-binding domain-containing protein produces MRKSSCLLMLAAATALLSSCSQAGKGKITLAVIPKGTTHSFWQSVHAGAVKAGRELGVEIVWVGPEREDARQQQISIVDNQVINQVSGIILAPLDDVALRRPAKAAADKNIPVVIFDSDLQDAQDFTVSFVATDNYAGGQLAGRNLGEMLGGQGKVIMLRYAEGSASTEKREAGFLDAIAAFPGITVVSADQYAGPTATSGQQASENLLLRFKDAQGKLTVDGIFTPNESSTFGMLQALRRNRLTGTVRFIGFDASAPLVEALANEEINGLVVQNPFNMGYLSVKTMFDHLHGRPVEKRIDTGVAFVSRANMNAPEMQQLIKPDLSQWLN; encoded by the coding sequence ATGCGCAAAAGTTCCTGTCTGCTGATGCTGGCCGCTGCCACGGCGCTGCTGTCCTCATGCAGCCAAGCCGGCAAGGGAAAAATCACCCTGGCTGTGATTCCCAAAGGCACGACCCACAGCTTCTGGCAATCCGTGCATGCCGGCGCCGTCAAGGCCGGGCGCGAGCTTGGCGTTGAAATCGTTTGGGTCGGGCCGGAACGTGAAGATGCGCGGCAGCAGCAGATCAGCATCGTTGACAATCAAGTCATCAATCAAGTCAGCGGCATCATTCTCGCGCCGCTGGATGACGTGGCGCTGCGCCGCCCCGCCAAGGCCGCGGCGGACAAAAACATTCCGGTGGTGATTTTTGATTCTGATCTGCAGGATGCCCAGGACTTCACGGTCAGCTTCGTGGCAACCGACAACTACGCCGGCGGGCAGCTTGCGGGAAGGAATCTCGGCGAGATGCTGGGAGGGCAGGGCAAGGTCATCATGCTGCGCTATGCCGAAGGCTCGGCCAGCACCGAAAAGCGCGAGGCCGGCTTTCTGGATGCCATTGCCGCATTTCCCGGGATCACGGTGGTGAGCGCGGATCAATATGCCGGGCCCACCGCCACATCGGGACAACAAGCGAGTGAGAATCTGCTTCTGCGTTTCAAAGATGCACAGGGCAAACTCACGGTGGACGGTATCTTCACGCCGAACGAGTCTTCCACGTTCGGCATGTTGCAGGCCCTGCGCCGCAATCGTTTGACAGGCACGGTGCGTTTCATCGGCTTCGATGCCAGCGCGCCGCTGGTGGAAGCCCTGGCCAACGAGGAGATCAACGGCTTGGTGGTGCAGAATCCGTTTAACATGGGTTATCTCAGCGTCAAAACCATGTTCGATCATCTCCACGGCCGGCCGGTTGAAAAGCGCATCGACACCGGCGTGGCATTCGTCAGCCGCGCGAACATGAACGCGCCGGAGATGCAGCAGTTGATCAAGCCGGATTTGAGCCAATGGTTGAACTAG
- a CDS encoding sugar ABC transporter ATP-binding protein translates to MVELAPSSVPAAAVRLAMRGIHKRFGATVALAQVDFEVRAGEVHALVGENGAGKSTLMKILSGALQPEAGSMLLAGRPYQPRSPLQARRQGVGMIYQELSLAPHLTVAENLLLGMEPATFGFIKRREVRERARTALQHFDHPEIKPEARVRELSPGARQLVEIARALAMGCTVLVFDEPTSSLSQRDIQSLFRIIRDLKRKGLAIIYISHFLEEVEEIADRLTVLRDGRVAGTRDTAEVTPDEIVAMMVGRTVHELYPRSPRQRGELVLEVKHLSGVAKPKDASLTLYRGEVLGLCGLVGAGRTELLRVLFGLEAVRSGEIKIGVYAGPASPLTRWQQGVGLLSEDRKEEGLALNLSLADNVTLSQLAGLGPWGLILPKQQAAAANKWIAAMGIRCREAQQRVSDLSGGNQQKVALSRLLHHDVDILLLDEPTRGIDVAAKAKIYEVIDHLVSASHPQPKAVLMVSSYLPELRGICDRVAVMARGKLSAPRPVAEVDEHQLLLAATGQSDWN, encoded by the coding sequence ATGGTTGAACTAGCTCCGTCCTCTGTGCCGGCTGCGGCAGTGCGCCTGGCGATGCGCGGCATCCACAAGCGCTTCGGCGCAACCGTGGCCCTGGCGCAGGTGGATTTCGAAGTGCGTGCCGGTGAAGTGCATGCGTTGGTGGGCGAAAATGGCGCCGGCAAAAGCACGCTGATGAAAATCCTGTCCGGCGCGCTGCAGCCCGAAGCCGGCAGCATGTTGCTGGCAGGCCGGCCATATCAACCGCGCAGTCCGCTGCAAGCCCGCCGGCAGGGCGTGGGCATGATCTATCAGGAATTGTCGCTGGCGCCGCATTTGACCGTCGCCGAAAACCTCCTGCTCGGCATGGAGCCCGCCACGTTCGGCTTCATCAAACGGCGCGAAGTGCGCGAGCGCGCGCGGACCGCCTTGCAGCATTTTGACCATCCTGAAATCAAGCCCGAGGCACGTGTGCGGGAACTATCGCCCGGTGCGCGGCAACTCGTCGAAATCGCCCGCGCGCTGGCAATGGGATGCACCGTGCTCGTCTTTGATGAACCCACCAGCAGCCTTTCGCAAAGAGACATTCAAAGCCTGTTTCGCATCATTCGCGACCTCAAGCGCAAAGGCCTCGCCATCATCTACATTTCCCATTTTCTCGAGGAAGTCGAGGAGATTGCCGACCGGTTGACGGTGCTGCGCGACGGCCGGGTGGCGGGCACGCGCGACACCGCCGAGGTCACGCCTGATGAGATCGTGGCCATGATGGTGGGCCGCACGGTGCACGAGTTGTATCCGCGCTCGCCACGGCAGCGCGGTGAGCTGGTCTTGGAGGTCAAGCATCTCAGCGGCGTGGCAAAGCCGAAAGACGCCAGCCTCACGCTCTATCGCGGCGAGGTGCTGGGGCTGTGCGGACTGGTGGGCGCAGGGCGCACGGAATTATTGCGCGTCCTGTTCGGCCTGGAGGCCGTGCGCAGCGGTGAGATCAAGATTGGGGTTTATGCGGGTCCGGCCTCGCCGCTCACCCGCTGGCAGCAAGGCGTGGGACTGCTCAGCGAAGATCGCAAAGAAGAAGGCCTCGCACTCAACCTTTCGCTGGCCGACAATGTCACGCTTTCGCAGCTTGCGGGCCTGGGTCCGTGGGGATTGATTCTGCCCAAGCAGCAAGCCGCCGCCGCGAACAAATGGATTGCCGCAATGGGCATTCGCTGCCGCGAGGCGCAACAAAGAGTCTCGGACCTTTCCGGCGGCAATCAACAAAAAGTGGCGCTCAGCCGCTTGCTGCACCACGACGTTGACATTCTCTTGCTGGACGAACCCACGCGCGGCATCGATGTGGCCGCCAAAGCCAAGATCTATGAAGTCATCGATCACCTGGTTTCAGCGAGTCATCCCCAGCCTAAGGCCGTGCTCATGGTCAGCAGCTACCTGCCGGAGCTGCGCGGGATTTGCGATCGCGTGGCAGTGATGGCACGCGGCAAACTCAGCGCGCCGCGCCCCGTCGCGGAAGTCGATGAACACCAATTGCTGCTGGCAGCCACCGGACAATCAGACTGGAATTGA
- a CDS encoding ABC transporter permease, which yields MTTVHAMKSATPPGATSKWHFFDKFGPLVALVVVYVFFAILNDKITSLSAVETMVQQTVIVGVAAIGMTLVIISAGIDLSGGSLIAFSSVVIAHLMVAYGMRPGVAALAGIAAGTLCGWCNGMLITRLRLVPFIVTLGTLLIVRGFAKGIANSMQINAGQSWLSNLLAVLPPERKWLLVPPGAWLMIVLALVAAALLRYTKLGRHIFAIGSNERTAQLCGIAVDRVKVTVYAIAGACAGLSGLMLMSYQEQGDPTAAVGLELDIIAAVVIGGGSLSGGEGSIAGSLIGAIIMTIIRTGCQLNGWAPWITQAVTGCVIVIAVAVDRLRHRAAN from the coding sequence GTGACAACTGTGCACGCGATGAAGTCGGCAACGCCGCCCGGCGCAACGAGCAAATGGCACTTCTTCGACAAATTCGGCCCGCTGGTGGCGCTGGTGGTGGTTTATGTCTTTTTTGCCATTCTGAATGACAAGATCACCAGCTTGAGCGCGGTGGAAACCATGGTGCAGCAAACCGTGATCGTGGGCGTGGCCGCGATCGGCATGACGCTGGTGATCATTTCCGCCGGCATCGATCTCTCCGGCGGTTCCCTCATCGCGTTCAGCTCAGTGGTCATCGCGCATTTGATGGTCGCGTACGGCATGCGTCCGGGCGTGGCTGCACTCGCCGGGATTGCGGCGGGCACGCTATGCGGCTGGTGCAACGGGATGTTGATCACGCGCCTCAGGCTGGTGCCGTTCATTGTCACGCTCGGCACGTTGCTCATCGTGCGCGGCTTTGCCAAGGGCATCGCGAACAGCATGCAAATCAACGCCGGGCAAAGCTGGCTGAGCAATCTTCTGGCGGTGCTGCCGCCCGAACGCAAATGGCTGCTCGTGCCGCCCGGCGCCTGGCTCATGATCGTGTTGGCGCTTGTCGCCGCGGCCTTGCTGCGCTACACCAAACTCGGCCGGCATATTTTTGCGATCGGCTCGAATGAACGCACCGCGCAACTGTGCGGCATTGCCGTCGATCGCGTCAAAGTGACCGTCTATGCCATTGCCGGCGCCTGCGCGGGCTTGTCGGGTTTGATGTTGATGTCGTATCAGGAGCAGGGCGATCCCACGGCTGCCGTGGGTTTGGAGTTGGACATCATCGCGGCGGTGGTGATCGGCGGCGGCAGCCTTTCCGGCGGCGAGGGTTCGATTGCGGGCAGCTTGATCGGCGCGATCATCATGACCATCATTCGCACCGGTTGCCAGTTGAATGGCTGGGCGCCGTGGATTACGCAAGCTGTCACCGGTTGCGTTATCGTGATTGCAGTCGCGGTGGATCGCCTGCGGCACCGCGCGGCGAATTGA
- the tnpA gene encoding IS200/IS605 family transposase: MPQSLACIPVHFIWSTKDREPFIRPEIEKELFSYMAAIFREHESPALTINGTTDHIHALALLSRKITVAKLVEEVERSSSKWIKAKGVYHRNFYWQSGYAALSIGQSNMATLKRYIANQKEHHRAKTFQEEYLEFLKLYNLEYDERYVWD, translated from the coding sequence ATGCCGCAGAGTCTTGCCTGCATTCCGGTGCATTTCATTTGGAGTACCAAAGATCGCGAGCCATTCATTCGGCCCGAAATTGAGAAGGAACTGTTTAGCTACATGGCCGCCATTTTTCGTGAACATGAATCGCCGGCGCTAACGATCAATGGCACCACGGATCATATTCATGCTCTTGCGCTGCTCTCGCGCAAAATCACAGTGGCCAAGCTTGTGGAAGAAGTGGAAAGAAGTTCTTCGAAATGGATCAAAGCCAAGGGCGTGTATCACAGAAATTTTTATTGGCAAAGTGGATATGCTGCCCTGAGCATAGGGCAATCGAATATGGCGACATTGAAGCGATACATTGCAAATCAAAAAGAGCACCATCGCGCCAAGACGTTTCAGGAGGAATACCTAGAATTCTTGAAGTTGTACAACCTCGAATACGATGAACGATACGTTTGGGATTAA